In a genomic window of Aquarana catesbeiana isolate 2022-GZ unplaced genomic scaffold, ASM4218655v1 unanchor237, whole genome shotgun sequence:
- the LOC141122016 gene encoding uncharacterized protein isoform X2, with protein MEEWEYLEGHKDLYKDVMMDNQPPLTSPDGSSNGNPPERCPRPLYSRDSTQEDHTIPHHHQSGNLGDDNIDVKEEYKEEDEEYGVMEEFSEGHKDMMEPPNTRNPPERCPRPLYSRDSTQEDHTIPHCYKSGDPIDIEFEVKSEEEERYVRDDQQSMEEDGITGTFIEEDTPTEISTVDGREMRKTSEDCLTLSPDCKVEDEDITQYSPGENPTTSNVHPAPHSVDGPSYSSYPEEPQTVRDGAVLPTEKSFSCTECEKCFQFKSKLNRHIRSHTGEKPYSCPECGKCFSQKSILSKHQRSHTGEKPYSCPECGKCFHFKSGLYVHIRSHTGEKPYSCPECGKCFSHKSILSKHQRSHTGEKPYSCPECGKCFSRKSHLDTHQRSHTGEKPYSCPECGKCFSRKSHLNTHQRSHIGEKPFSCPECGKCFSQKSDLYRHQRSHTGEKPFSCPECGKCFSEKSNLYTHQKSHMGEKPYSCPECGKCFSMKSNLYTHQKSHMGEKPYSCPECGKCFSRNSHFYTHQRSHKGEKPYSCPECGKCFSQKSSLYTHQRSHTGEKPYSCPE; from the exons atggaggagtgggagtatttagaaggacacaaggatctctacaaggacgtcatgatggacaatcagccgcccctcacatcaccgg atggatccagtaatgggaacccaccagagagatgtccccgtcctctgtattcccgggattccacacaggaagatcacaccatccctcaccatcatcag agtggaaatctcggggatgataatattgatgttaaagaagaatataaagaggaggatgaggagtatggagtgatggaggagttttcagaaggacacaaggatatgatggagccacctaataccaggaacccaccagagagatgtccccgtcctctgtattcccgggattccacacaggaagatcacaccatccctcactgttacaag agtggagatccaatcgatatagaatttgaggttaaatcagaagaagaagagagatatgtgagggatgatcagcagtctatggaggaggatggaataacggggacatttatagaggaggacactcctacagagatcagcacag tagatggacgggagatgaggaaaacctcagaggattgtctcactttgtctccagactgtaaagtagaagatgaggacatcacacagtatagtccaggagaaaacccgactacctcaaatgtccatccggcaccacacagtgtagatggaccatcgtattcctcttatcctgaggaacctcagactgtgagggacggtgccgtccttccaacagagaagagcttttcctgtactgagtgcgagAAGTGTTTCCAGTTTAAATCCAAACTTAATaggcatataagatctcacacaggggagaagccatattcctgtcctgagtgcggaaaatgtttttcacagaagtccattctttccaaacatcagagatctcacacgggggagaagccgtattcctgtcctgagtgtgggaagtgtttccattttaaatctggtctttatgtgcatataagatctcacacaggagagaagccgtattcctgtcctgagtgtgggaaatgtttttcacacaagtccatcctttccaaacatcagagatctcacacgggggagaagccgtattcctgtcctgagtgtgggaaatgtttttcacggaagtctcatcttgacacacatcagagatctcacacaggggagaagccgtattcctgtcctgagtgcgggaaatgtttttcacggaagtcccatcttaacacacatcagagatctcacatcggggagaagccgttttcctgtcctgagtgcgggaaatgtttttcacagaagtccgatctttacagacatcagagatctcacacgggggagaaaccgttttcctgtcctgagtgcgggaaatgtttttcagagaagtccaatctttacacacatcagaaatctcacatgggggagaagccatattcctgtcctgagtgcgggaaatgtttttcaatgaagtccaatctttacacacatcagaaatctcacatgggggagaagccgtattcctgtcctgagtgtgggaaatgtttttcacggaattCTCatttttacacacatcagagatctcacaagggggagaagccgtattcctgtcctgagtgcgggaaatgtttttcacagaagtccagtctttatacacatcagagatctcacacgggggagaagccgtattcctgtcccgagtga
- the LOC141122016 gene encoding uncharacterized protein isoform X1, with translation MEEWEYLEGHKDLYKDVMMDNQPPLTSPDGSSNGNPPERCPRPLYSRDSTQEDHTIPHHHQSGNLRDSKVEVKEEIKEEDDEDGVMEESLKEHKDLYQDTMVESSSYRNPPERCPRLLYSRDSTQEDHTIPHHHQSGNLGDDNIDVKEEYKEEDEEYGVMEEFSEGHKDMMEPPNTRNPPERCPRPLYSRDSTQEDHTIPHCYKSGDPIDIEFEVKSEEEERYVRDDQQSMEEDGITGTFIEEDTPTEISTVDGREMRKTSEDCLTLSPDCKVEDEDITQYSPGENPTTSNVHPAPHSVDGPSYSSYPEEPQTVRDGAVLPTEKSFSCTECEKCFQFKSKLNRHIRSHTGEKPYSCPECGKCFSQKSILSKHQRSHTGEKPYSCPECGKCFHFKSGLYVHIRSHTGEKPYSCPECGKCFSHKSILSKHQRSHTGEKPYSCPECGKCFSRKSHLDTHQRSHTGEKPYSCPECGKCFSRKSHLNTHQRSHIGEKPFSCPECGKCFSQKSDLYRHQRSHTGEKPFSCPECGKCFSEKSNLYTHQKSHMGEKPYSCPECGKCFSMKSNLYTHQKSHMGEKPYSCPECGKCFSRNSHFYTHQRSHKGEKPYSCPECGKCFSQKSSLYTHQRSHTGEKPYSCPE, from the exons atggaggagtgggagtatttagaaggacacaaggatctctacaaggacgtcatgatggacaatcagccgcccctcacatcaccgg atggatccagtaatgggaacccaccagagagatgtccccgtcctctgtattcccgggattccacacaggaagatcacaccatccctcaccatcatcag agtggaaacctgagagattctaaagttgaggttaaagaagagataaaagaggaggatgatgaggatggggtgatggaggagtctctaaaagaacacaaagatctgtaccaggacaccatggtggagtcatccagctacaggaacccaccagagagatgtccccgtcttctgtattcccgggattccacacaggaagatcacaccatccctcaccatcatcag agtggaaatctcggggatgataatattgatgttaaagaagaatataaagaggaggatgaggagtatggagtgatggaggagttttcagaaggacacaaggatatgatggagccacctaataccaggaacccaccagagagatgtccccgtcctctgtattcccgggattccacacaggaagatcacaccatccctcactgttacaag agtggagatccaatcgatatagaatttgaggttaaatcagaagaagaagagagatatgtgagggatgatcagcagtctatggaggaggatggaataacggggacatttatagaggaggacactcctacagagatcagcacag tagatggacgggagatgaggaaaacctcagaggattgtctcactttgtctccagactgtaaagtagaagatgaggacatcacacagtatagtccaggagaaaacccgactacctcaaatgtccatccggcaccacacagtgtagatggaccatcgtattcctcttatcctgaggaacctcagactgtgagggacggtgccgtccttccaacagagaagagcttttcctgtactgagtgcgagAAGTGTTTCCAGTTTAAATCCAAACTTAATaggcatataagatctcacacaggggagaagccatattcctgtcctgagtgcggaaaatgtttttcacagaagtccattctttccaaacatcagagatctcacacgggggagaagccgtattcctgtcctgagtgtgggaagtgtttccattttaaatctggtctttatgtgcatataagatctcacacaggagagaagccgtattcctgtcctgagtgtgggaaatgtttttcacacaagtccatcctttccaaacatcagagatctcacacgggggagaagccgtattcctgtcctgagtgtgggaaatgtttttcacggaagtctcatcttgacacacatcagagatctcacacaggggagaagccgtattcctgtcctgagtgcgggaaatgtttttcacggaagtcccatcttaacacacatcagagatctcacatcggggagaagccgttttcctgtcctgagtgcgggaaatgtttttcacagaagtccgatctttacagacatcagagatctcacacgggggagaaaccgttttcctgtcctgagtgcgggaaatgtttttcagagaagtccaatctttacacacatcagaaatctcacatgggggagaagccatattcctgtcctgagtgcgggaaatgtttttcaatgaagtccaatctttacacacatcagaaatctcacatgggggagaagccgtattcctgtcctgagtgtgggaaatgtttttcacggaattCTCatttttacacacatcagagatctcacaagggggagaagccgtattcctgtcctgagtgcgggaaatgtttttcacagaagtccagtctttatacacatcagagatctcacacgggggagaagccgtattcctgtcccgagtga